DNA from Strix aluco isolate bStrAlu1 chromosome 2, bStrAlu1.hap1, whole genome shotgun sequence:
cccccacacacccttCCCGGTGCCCGGCAGGGCCCAGGCCGCGTCCCCCCCTCACCCGCGGCCAGAGCTGAGGTCCGTGGtgcccccgggggggcggggggggctcacTGCTCCTCCAGCCAGGAGGGCTTCTCGGCACCGGGGGTCTTCAGCTTGATGTTGAACTGCTTGAGCgtctgctccagctgctgctggttcCCGGCGAAGTAGGCGGAGATGGCGTTGtggaagagcagcagctgcttgTGCATCACCTTGAtctgggggggccgggggtcagacacggacggacggacagacccCTGCCCCaggaaggggcaggagcagggaccCCCGTGCTGTGCCCCGTGAACCTTCCCTGTCCTGCGgctccttcccagccccacagGGCCCCTTCCCCAACCTGTGaccccttcccagccccacacAGGCCCTtctcagccccttcccagccccacaaGGCCCCTTCCCGGCCCCACAGGGCCCCTTTCCCATCTTACAGCTCCTTCCTGGCCCCACACAGCCCCTttcctgccccctcccagccccttccccatgctgcagccccctcccagccccacatggcccccTCCTGGCCCCACACGGCCCCTTCCTGGCCCCCTCCCCACCTTGTTCTCCTCCAAGAACTTGAGCTTGATGGCCACGTCCGCCCGCAGCTTCTCGTACTTGTCCTTGTGGCTCTGGAACTGGCTCTGGGCCGCGTCCAGGCGGCACAGGGTGCCGGCGTCGCGAGGGCCCATGCTCAGCTCCTCCAGGTCTGTGCGGTACGCGTCGTACTCCAGCCTGGGGGGCACGGCGGGGCTCGGAGTGACACCCTGGCCCCCCACATCCCACCGGCAGGAGCCcagccccgccccggcccctgccGACATCCCACCTGGCCGTCTCGTACTGCTTGACCGTCATCAGCGTGTCCTCCATCGTCTTGTTCACCAGCGTGTTGATGCTGGAGACGAAGAAGTTGACGGCCCCCAGTAGCGTTTCTCCGTTCTTGCAGAGCAGCTTCTGCGTTTCCGCGTTGTAACCGAACTCCTCCTGGAGAGGAGCACGAGTCCGGCTCCGGGACAGCGAGGGGGAATCCCCCCCACTCCTCCCACCACCCTCCCGGCCCTGGGGGCTCCGCGTGGCTCCATGTCCCAGCCTCTTCATGAGGCTaagtggggctgggaaggggccgTGTGGGGCCCGGAAGGGCTACAGGATGGGGAAGGGGCTGAGAAGGGGCCATGTGGGGCCATGAAGAGGCTCCAGGACAGCGAGGGGACCCCCCCCCAAActcctcccaccaccctcctGGCCTCGGGGGCTCCACGCTGGCACTGGGACACGGCCCTTCGTACTCCCCCCGGCCCCATGGCCTTCACCCAGCACCTTCCCCGCAACCTCCTGCTGCCCCCGCGGCGCTGGGGAGCCGAGAGCCACCCCAGCTGCGCACACACTCCCCTCCCCACCCGCGAACCTGCAGCTCGGGGGATTTCTGGCTGAGGTCGGCGAAGGCGTCGCCCAGGGCGTGCTGCGTCTGCACCAGGCTGTAGAAGTGGTTGGTGAGCGCCCGCGCCAGCTGCAGCACGCACTCGTACTTGCGCTTCGTCTCCCGCAGCAGCTCGATCTGCGTCTCCAGCTCCAGGTCCACGGTGCGGGAGCCACGGCCGAACCGCTCCGAGATCAGCTGCTTGGTGCACtgcggggcgaggggggggcgTCGGGGGGGGCCCGGTGCCCCAAAACGCTCCCCGGGGTGCCAGGGCGGTGGGGGGGACGCACCTTGTATGTGTTGATGCCCCATTTCTTGACGATGTCAAACTTCTCCACGGCGATGCCGCGGACGACCTCCTcccccccggcggggctggggtggggctgGTGCAGCCCGGAGCCTGGAACGGACACAGCCCCCCCCGCGGCGCGGCTCAGCGGGGCCCCGCTCCCCTTGAAAGCCACGGGGCACCGCGGCTGCGCCCGGAGGGCTCAGGGCACCGCGAGGAGCCCACGGGCAACAGACTCACGGCCTGTGAGCGGCACAAaaactgctgccagctctgcGGGGGGGTCCCAGGTGCTGGCAgcggccccggccctgcctcTCGCCAGCCCCGGCTCTTGCAGACGGGCCCCTCGCAGCGCCAGGCGGGCCGGGGGAGAGCGCAGGCGCCCGGGGGAGGCACAGGCGGGCCCCTCGCTGCAGGATCTCCCGCATCGGGCACCCCCCAGGGCTCTGGCAGCGCCATCctgccccctctgcccccccccagccccaggaccGAGGCCCTGGCGCGGCGGCAGGGGGAGGCGAGCACTGGGCAGAGCCCGCGGCTCCGTGGGGTGGCTCCCAGGGATGCCGGCACTGCCTGGGCGCCCaaaggtggggtgggggggcctgtgggggggcagctggggggctgGGCGGCCGCAGTACCTGCTGAAGCAGCGGCCCGGCTGGCCATCCTGCTGGCGGCAGAGGCGCTGGGGCAGACGGACGGTCCTCGGGGTGGGTGAGGTTGGACAAGAGAGCCTGGAAAGGGAGGGGCTGCGGGCGCTGAGCGGAGAGGGGcgaggggagatggggagggggggtgtgcagggcaggggccaaGGATGAGTGCGGGCAGGGCGGCAGCGGGGGAGAGCAACGGGAGCTGATGAGTGCGACAGGAAGTCAGAAGACGGGGCTGGACAAACGGATGGACACCTCCCACGCCGGGGATCCCTCCCCCCCCGCCAGCTGGGGTCACCGGGcccccctgcagctgcctgcgaggaggaagaggaggaggaggagctgcctGGGGCAGAGCCTGCTGAAATGGGGACAGCGGAGGAGCGAGGCGGCTGTGCCGGAGCTGCCCCGTGGCACTGCCACAACCCCGGGACGGCCTCGGCACTGGGCAGAGGATGGAAGCGGCAGTGCGGGGCTTGGAgccgcccagccccgctcccggcggcACGACACCAGCCCCGGAGCTCCCCGGCACCAGGGAACGGACGGGACGCCGCTGTCTTCCTCGCCGCCAGAGGAAGGACCCGAGAGCTGCCGTGGCGCCCcgagccgcagccccggggggtcccatgcgcccggcccggccctcccgtgtgcagggagcaccaggtcAGCGCGACCCTCAGGGCCccgcagggaggaagaggaaggagccaCCGTCCCCCGCAGTCGGGGCTGAAGGCTGAGGTTCTGCCTGTGTCGGGCTCCCCGTCCCGAGCGGCCCCACTACCTTTGATGGCGCCGGTGGGGATGATGCCCTCGGCCGTGCCCCCGTAGCCGCCGGAGACGATGCTGGTCTCGTTGAGGTTGGGCCCCGACACCATCACCTGCTGCAGGTCCTGCAGCGGGGGGGAGCGCGGGCAGCCGGGCCCGGAGGCAGCACCTCCCGAGGCCCCGCGCCGCTGGGAagtgtccccccgccccggcaccaACCTGCTCCAGGCCGTCGTCCTCGGGCAGGCTGCCGGTGTCCCCGTTGCTGCTGATGGGGATCTCCATGGTGGCGGCCTTGCCCAGGATCCCGTCCGACATTCTCCGGGCCTGCCGGGACACGGCGCTGCGCTGGAGCCCTGGCACTGCCCCggcccccacccaccccccgccccgggacacCCAGGGCCCAGCCGCGGGGCCGCTCCTGGCGCAGGGCCCGGGAGAACCGAGCCAAGAGCCACGTCCGCAGCCCGGCCCCGCACCGGCCgcgggggggggaggcggcgggggccgcgctgTGCCCGGACCGGTCCGAGCACATTCCAGCGCGGGCGGTGCCGGTGTCCGCGCTCGCTCCGTTACCCGGATCCCGGGAGGGGCCCCGGCCGTGGGGACGCTGCCGCCCTGCCGCGAACCCCTGCCCCGCTCCAGGGAAAAACGCGGCCGGGCCGGCACCTGCGGCCCCGgtgcccgccccccgcccgctccccggtCAAACCTCCGCCGGCCCCGGGGACCCCCCAGCGCCGAGAGGCCGCCTGCGGCCCGCTCCTCCGGGGCCACGGAGCCGCCCGGGGCGGGCTCCCGGGAGAGGGGCCGGGACCCCTCCGCGTGCCTCGTCCTggccccgggggcagcggggacggccgcggcccccgcccggctGCTCCGCCCTCGGCACGGCCCCCCCGGGCGCGgaccgggcccggccccggcggtcGCTGCCCCGCAGGCCGGGCtcgcccggcccctcccgccgcccgctcccggccccggccccggccccacccCCGCCCACCTGCGCccccggccgggcccgggcccccgCCCGCAGCCGCGAACCGCCTCGGCCCGGGACACGCCGGAAGTGGCGTCACGGCGCGCGCGGGCCGCCGGGAGATGGACCGGACGTGACGTCACCGACCGGAAGCGGCGGCCGGAAGTGGCGCTGCCCCGACCGGAagcgccgggcccgggcccgggcccggggaggggggggggcgaccccggggggggccgggccgggccgggccgggggatgGAGCCGGCGGGcgagcaccagcagcagctccgCAGCgtgagggcggcggggccggggggagccgggaggggctggggggttcCGGAGGTTCGGGGGGGTCTGGGGGatgccggggggggccggggaaTTCCGGGGGTTCCGGGGGGTGTCGGAGCGttggggggtcccggggggttCCGGGGGGGCCTTGCCGGGCAGTGGGCTGACCCTCGCCCCGCCCGCAGCTGCGGGACTTCCTGCTGGTCTACAACCGCCTGACCGAGCTCTGCTTCCGCCACTGCGTCTCCAACCTCAACTACCGGCTGCTCACTGGGCGCGAGGTGAGGCcccgggggcggccggcggggctgggggtgcccctcGCCGCCCTGaccccccgtcccgtcccgtcctgTCCCGCAGGAGTCCTGCCTCGACGCCTGCGCCGGGAAGCTGCTCCGCGCC
Protein-coding regions in this window:
- the ARFIP2 gene encoding arfaptin-2 isoform X1 — encoded protein: MGPPGAAARGATAALGSFLWRRGRQRRPVRSLVPGSSGAGVVPPGAGLGGSKPRTAASILCPVPRPSRGCGSATGQLRHSRLAPPLSPFQQALPQAAPPPPLPPRRQLQGGPVTPAGGGGGIPGVGGVHPFVQPRLLTSCRTHQLPLLSPAAALPALILGPCPAHPPSPSPLAPLRSAPAAPPFPGSLVQPHPPRGPSVCPSASAASRMASRAAASAGSGLHQPHPSPAGGEEVVRGIAVEKFDIVKKWGINTYKCTKQLISERFGRGSRTVDLELETQIELLRETKRKYECVLQLARALTNHFYSLVQTQHALGDAFADLSQKSPELQEEFGYNAETQKLLCKNGETLLGAVNFFVSSINTLVNKTMEDTLMTVKQYETARLEYDAYRTDLEELSMGPRDAGTLCRLDAAQSQFQSHKDKYEKLRADVAIKLKFLEENKIKVMHKQLLLFHNAISAYFAGNQQQLEQTLKQFNIKLKTPGAEKPSWLEEQ
- the ARFIP2 gene encoding arfaptin-2 isoform X5, which produces MSDGILGKAATMEIPISSNGDTGSLPEDDGLEQDLQQVMVSGPNLNETSIVSGGYGGTAEGIIPTGAIKGSGLHQPHPSPAGGEEVVRGIAVEKFDIVKKWGINTYKCTKQLISERFGRGSRTVDLELETQIELLRETKRKYECVLQLARALTNHFYSLVQTQHALGDAFADLSQKSPELQEEFGYNAETQKLLCKNGETLLGAVNFFVSSINTLVNKTMEDTLMTVKQYETARLEYDAYRTDLEELSMGPRDAGTLCRLDAAQSQFQSHKDKYEKLRADVAIKLKFLEENKIKVMHKQLLLFHNAISAYFAGNQQQLEQTLKQFNIKLKTPGAEKPSWLEEQ
- the ARFIP2 gene encoding arfaptin-2 isoform X4: MSDGILGKAATMEIPISSNGDTGSLPEDDGLEQDLQQVMVSGPNLNETSIVSGGYGGTAEGIIPTGAIKGSLVQPHPPRGPSVCPSASAASRMASRAAASAGSGLHQPHPSPAGGEEVVRGIAVEKFDIVKKWGINTYKCTKQLISERFGRGSRTVDLELETQIELLRETKRKYECVLQLARALTNHFYSLVQTQHALGDAFADLSQKSPELQEEFGYNAETQKLLCKNGETLLGAVNFFVSSINTLVNKTMEDTLMTVKQYETARLEYDAYRTDLEELSMGPRDAGTLCRLDAAQSQFQSHKDKYEKLRADVAIKLKFLEENKIKVMHKQLLLFHNAISAYFAGNQQQLEQTLKQFNIKLKTPGAEKPSWLEEQ
- the ARFIP2 gene encoding arfaptin-2 isoform X2, translated to MSDGILGKAATMEIPISSNGDTGSLPEDDGLEQDLQQVMVSGPNLNETSIVSGGYGGTAEGIIPTGAIKAPAAPPFPGSLVQPHPPRGPSVCPSASAASRMASRAAASAGSGLHQPHPSPAGGEEVVRGIAVEKFDIVKKWGINTYKCTKQLISERFGRGSRTVDLELETQIELLRETKRKYECVLQLARALTNHFYSLVQTQHALGDAFADLSQKSPELQEEFGYNAETQKLLCKNGETLLGAVNFFVSSINTLVNKTMEDTLMTVKQYETARLEYDAYRTDLEELSMGPRDAGTLCRLDAAQSQFQSHKDKYEKLRADVAIKLKFLEENKIKVMHKQLLLFHNAISAYFAGNQQQLEQTLKQFNIKLKTPGAEKPSWLEEQ
- the TIMM10B gene encoding mitochondrial import inner membrane translocase subunit Tim10 B; amino-acid sequence: MEPAGEHQQQLRSLRDFLLVYNRLTELCFRHCVSNLNYRLLTGREESCLDACAGKLLRANHRLVSAYVALMPAIVQRRGQAAREGPGAPPDPRGDPSAGGAGT
- the ARFIP2 gene encoding arfaptin-2 isoform X3; its protein translation is MSDGILGKAATMEIPISSNGDTGSLPEDDGLEQDLQQVMVSGPNLNETSIVSGGYGGTAEGIIPTGAIKAPPFPGSLVQPHPPRGPSVCPSASAASRMASRAAASAGSGLHQPHPSPAGGEEVVRGIAVEKFDIVKKWGINTYKCTKQLISERFGRGSRTVDLELETQIELLRETKRKYECVLQLARALTNHFYSLVQTQHALGDAFADLSQKSPELQEEFGYNAETQKLLCKNGETLLGAVNFFVSSINTLVNKTMEDTLMTVKQYETARLEYDAYRTDLEELSMGPRDAGTLCRLDAAQSQFQSHKDKYEKLRADVAIKLKFLEENKIKVMHKQLLLFHNAISAYFAGNQQQLEQTLKQFNIKLKTPGAEKPSWLEEQ